Genomic DNA from Panthera leo isolate Ple1 chromosome A1, P.leo_Ple1_pat1.1, whole genome shotgun sequence:
ACAGAGAAGATTCCCATGTACCTGGGCCTCTGTGGCATCCACACCCCCCAGAGTTCAGCAGGGCAGCCTGGCACAAGAGAAACCATTGAAGCCACTGCCTGGATCGTGTCCCAGTGCACTCACAACTCTGGCTGACAGGCCTTggacctcacctctctgagcctcagtgtccttatgaGGGTTGCTATGAGGACTCAAGATGACACATGCGAGGTGTCatagttattattgttaatattccTCATCAATAGGACTGTGGGCTCCCAGGATCTCTGAGGTCCATTAGAGCACAGGTTCCCAAACCTGGCTGTGTTGTAGAAACTGCTTGTGAATTTGATAGAAAATATAGGTGTCCTTGTTCCCCAGCCTCCAAAGATTCTGATCCAGAAGGTCTGGAGTGGCCTAGGAGTTTATTGTTTCAGATATTTGGGGGGTTTACTCTGAGTCTCTCTTGGCCTTTGTTTGCTAGGCTGGATTGTCAGCAAGAATCTGGAAGGCTGTGTGTGTAAGGATGTGCCCTTGGCCCACACCAGGGGTTACAAACCTAGTTACCTATGGTGGGCAGGTAGGGAATGGGCATGGAGTGGCCTGGGGGAAAAGTTCATGCATGCTCTGAGTGAGGGCGCCAAGCAGAAATGAGGGCCTAATGGGGCCAgattgtctcctttttttttttttctttcagggaagGCCAGATTTTTATATAATCTCCCaattgaaaaaagatttttaatgtttatttttgaggggtggggaggggcagagaaagagggagacacagaatccaaagcaggctccaggctctgatctgtcagcacaaagcccaacatggggctcgaactcactaactgtgagatcatgacttgagccaaagttggacacttaaccgactgagtcacccaggcacccctgtaatctCCCAATTTTTAATCATGGACACCAACTTCATTGTTGGTAGACTGTGGCCTTGGACCTGTGTGATTGGCTTTCTAGTGTACATTTCCCAGATCAGTGCTGAACACAAGCTGGTCACTGGGCCCTGCCTGCCTTTCTGCCAAGTGCCAGAACTCAAGTTAGATGGGAGAAGTGTGAATTACAGCTCTTAACACTTCCTGGCTGTGGCCTTGGCCAGGTGCTGCCCTAGCAAGTGAAGAGTTTCCTCTGCAGGCTGGTTTTTTGAGATTTAGGGCCCAGGCTTGTAAAGCTTAGCACAGAGGAAATGTTCTTGCCACTGTtggcaggaaaaaacaaaatgttgaggGTGTTGTGTTGGTACACTGGCTCCCAAGCTGTGTCAGGGAGGCAACACTGAAAGCTGGGTATCAGAGAACTCACCACAACCCTGGGTATCAGAGATGCATAGGAGTTTTGTCAGATGGAGAAGGGGTGGCTAGAGGGGGCCTTCCTGTGGCAGGAACAGCAAAGGGCTGGTCCTATTTGATGCAACCTTTGGCTTTGCAGGGCCTGATAGGTTCTAGCATTCTCTCTGCCAGGGCCTCATCCCAGTGTCTGGAGTAAATAAATTGTGGCCCTGCAGCTTATCCCACTTGGACCCCCAACTCCTACCCGAGAGGAGACCTGCCCCACCCCTTttcctcccaacttcctcctttaGGTTCTCAGTTCCCCTTTTTTCTCAGCAAGCCCCACCTCCACTTGAGGGCTGTGTTATGCCCCCAGAGCAAGGGCTTGGCTGTATGCCAGACCCACCCATCCACCAGTGGCCACTTCCTTCATCACCTCCTGTGAAGCCCTTGGGCTGGACCCCTCCCTGCTGGCAGCAGGGTACAGTGAGAGGCTTGTGGCCAGCTCACCTCCCAGCTTTGAACACTTGGACaagtctcttcctctctgtgagcctcagtcttctctttCTTGAAATGGAGCTGACAGTGCCTTCCTTAAAGAGTAAATAAAGTCACATGTGGGTAGACACTGCGGGAGCTGGTTATGGAAAGATAGAAAACTAACTTGAATTTGGAGcccctgagggcaggaaccagGTCAGAACCTCTTACCTGGCAATACTGGAAAGAGAAAGCCTGATTGGAATTGACCCCGAGCCACCCCAGTAGAAGGGAGGAAGCTGGAGTGCCCTCCCAGGAACCCCAGCTTCCTGGAGATTGAAGTTGTAGACCTCCACACCAGGACAAGGTGCCCTGGGAACCCTACTGTGAGGGAACCATGCTGGCCAGCCCTCTGAACTCACCATAACCCTGAATGGGAACTTGACCCCATTTCATagagcaggaaactgaggcctgggctCCCTGTCCCTGATCTGTCATCCCTAAACCCCAGTGCCAAGAAGGCCAGACCCAGACAGAGTACACACTACACGTGGAGCACAGGGTGTGATGGACATCTGTGGCCCCTGGAATTGGACTCCTGATATTTGATTCTGTCTCTGCAGTCCCTAATGGGGCAAGTGACTggacttctttgtgcctcagtttgtttatctgtttgcCTCCTAGGGTTGTgagccctggcccagcccctctAGCCCTGTGCCACCCCTGATGCGACCATGGGCTCTGGCAGTGACTAGGTGGCCACCCTCTGCCCCTGTGGGTCAGCGGCAATTCTCTGTAGGACCCAGCAGTACCCCGGGCCAGCTCCggggaaggtaggaaggaacCTCCTAGTCCTGCAGAGCCTAGAGCCCCTGGTGCTGGGGCTGTCAGCTTGGGTTGGGGAAtaggggctgggagggtggggcaTAGGGCCCTgagctttcttccttccccagtggGTAGTGACCTTGGCTTCTCTCCATGCTCTCTGAATGAGTGGCTCCCCTCAGTCCTACTGGGGCCTCCTCTCTGTGGTGCAGCCCCAGCCGCGAGGGCCCCCTGGCCAGCCTGCCTGCCCAGGATGAGCACTTACCCTCCCAGCAGCCACCGTCCCGACCACACCTCCCTGTAGAGGAGCACCGAGCCTCGGCTCCTGCCGGCAGGAGCCCCCGAATGCTGCACCCAGCCTCTCAACAGAGCCCGTTCATGGTTGATCTCCACGAGCAGGTAGGCAGAACACCCTTCACCTGTTTCCCCACCCTGCGGGCCCCTCCCTACCAGTCTCTAGCAAACCTGTCTGAGGACCAGAGATAGTGGAGCCCTGATTGCACTTTCCTTAACTCATTGCATGTTCAGTGAGGCATTATTAGCCCTGTTTTACAGGCTGGTAAatcgaggcccagagaaggaaagggccGCCTTTGGGACTACACAGTGGATGAGTGGTTGAGCTGGAAGCCCCTCCCAGGTTTCCCAGAGGGTTCTCTCTGCCCTTTAGGGCTTGGGGCAGGGGGACAGCCAGGTCTGTACCTAGGTAGGACCCCactagagaagggaagggagctgGTCCAGCAGGGTTTTCTCATTTAGGGGCAGCAGCATGGCCAGGTTTCCTCCCTACAGTTCTTGGGTTTTCTGTCCACCCACAGGTGCACCAGGGACCTGTCCCTCTGTCCTACACAGTCACCACAGTGACGACCCAAGGCTTCCCCTTGCCTACAGGCCAACACATCCCTGGCTGCAGTGCCCAGCAGCTCCCAGCATGCTCCGTGATGTTCAGCGGGCAGCACTAccccctctgctgcctcccaccCCCGGTGAGTGAGTGCTTTCACCTCCTACCCCACTACTACCTGAAAGCCCCAGACACAGGCCAGCAGTAGAAGCAAGCCAAGTTTATGATAGCCATCAAGGCTATCAGAGCATCTGCCCAGTTCCAGGCCCCAACACTGTTCAGTAAAGCATGTGTGCGCTCATGTACAGTTAGCACCTGGGGTTTAGGGACCTTCCTGCACCCCAGTACCTGCCTTTTGGTTTGGAATTGTTAACTAAGGGCCTTAAGAGTGTAGTGTCCTGCCTAAGTGGCCTCTAGCAGGGATGGGATGGTCCACAGGGCTTCTGTGGGGACCTCTCAATGAATGGAATGGCTCCTGGTTCTCAGCACAAGCATAGCCCCAACCCAGAGCCTAGAAGAACATTCTACAGtacaccccccacaccccctctctTGGCAGCTGATCCAGGCGTGTACCATGCAGCAGCTCCCTGTGCCCTATCAGGCCTACCCCCACCTCATCTCCAGTGACCACTACATCCTGCACCCCCCACCGCCagccccacacccccagcctgCCCACATGGCACCTCTTGGGCAGTTTGTATCGCTGCAGGCCCAGCATCCACGTATGGTGAGTCTGGGCGATGGGTTTGATGCTATAGGGCATGGTATGGGGGGCGGGGCTTCCCTTGTTGCTGACTCTGGCTGACCcacccttgcctcttccagccccTGCAGCGGCTTGACAATGATGTGGACCTGCGGGGGGACCAGCATCCCCTGGGGAGCTTCACCTactccacctctgccccaggcccagccctgtcCCCATCTATGCCCCTGCACTACCTGCCCCATGATCCACTGCACCAGGAGCTGTCCTTTGGTGTGGTAAGTAGCACCCCCACCCAGACTCTAGGGCGATCAGGAGACAGGCCCACTGGTCTGATCTGCACCTGGCACCCCTCTCACAGCCATATTCCCACATGATGCCTCGGAGACTGAGCACCCAGAGATACCGCCTGCAACAGCCGctgcccccgccacccccaccgccacccccgcCACCGTATTACCCCAGCTTCCTGCCCTACTTCCTGTAAGTACCAGCACATCTGCCCCAGAGCCCTGGTGCTCTGGTCTCCTGGGGCCTCCAGTTGTTGGACCCAAACATAGCCCCAGGAGGTACCCAGGACCTCTGAAGCCATCTGGCATTCCCACTAAACCACACATACTCTCAGCACCCACCAGCTGGGTTCCTTGCTCTCCTATAATGTCCTGGGACAAACACTGGAGCCCTGGTGTGAATGGTGCAGAGCTCTGGGCTTTGTTTCACGGAGGGAGTCGGGAGCAGCTCTGCACCCCCTACACCTACTGACCTTGACCCTGGGTCCCCACACCTGTCTCCCCTAGCTCGATGCTGCCAATGTCACCAACAGCAATGGGGCCCACCATCAGCCTGGATCTCGACGTGGATGATGTGGAGATGGAGAACTATGAGGTCCCGTGGAGCACTGTCCTGGGAGGTAGGAGCTTGGGGGACCTCTGGCCTTGAGCACTAATGACCCTACCCTCCTGTCTGTATCCAGGCCCTCCTGAATCTGGCAGAGCGGCTAGGAGATGCGAAGCCCCGAGGCCTCACCAAAGCGGACATCGAGCAGCTCCCATCGTACCGCTTTAACCCAGACAGCCATCAGTCAGAGCAGACACTGTGAGTACTGTGCCCCTGTCTCCTCCAGGGGGACCCCTTCCTCCAGGGGACTTTGTGCTATGTAGTGAGCCTCCCTCTGCTGTTAGTGTGGAAGTAACACTCAGTGCCCTCCTTCTAGATGTGTTGTCTGCTTCAGTGACTTCGAGGCACGGCAGCTGCTCCGAGTCCTCCCCTGCAACCACGAGTTCCACACCAAGTGTGTCGATAAGTGGTTAAAGGTAACGCAGCCCGGGCCAGATCCTGGGTATTCCTCATGTggtgagggaggtgggtggaCCTTGGAGGGTTTCCCCCCTTATCCTTGTCATCACCCAGAAGTTGAGGCTCTGTTCAGGGGTCAAGTCCCAGAAGTAGAATAGACCCAGCTGAGGTGGGGGACAGGCaagagtggagcctgatgtgtgCCTGCTCCCCCAGGCCAACCGGACGTGTCCCATTTGCCGGGCCGACGCCTCCGAGGTGCCCAGGGAGGCTGAGTGAGGCCCACAGCTGCCCAGGATAACCCTGCCCGAAGCTCTGGAAGCTCGGGTTGGGGGGACCTGGGGAGGACGGGGAGGGAGTGGCCCAGGCCTGCCCCGTCATTCCCACCTGCATCTCCAGAGCTGGTGCCAGGGTCAGCCCCGAGAGAAGCCCCTGCAATAAGCCCCTGCATTTGCCAAGCTCCAAAGACTCCTGCCCCGATATGCCTGCCAGTCTGCCCACCACGGAGCTGCCTGAGTGTCTCTAACTCAGTCTTCCTCCTGTTTGCCCTCAAGTCCGTCTCCTTTACCTGCCAGCCCTGGGAGCCAGgagtccatcccccaccccagtgcagctGGGGGAGATCCTCAGCCCCAGGGTGGGCAAAGGGAGCTCCATCCTGGGTTGCCTGGTCTCTTGCACTGAAATGGTGTGCCGTCTGACTGGGTGGCACTGACAGGTGTGTGGACAGATGGTGGCATGAGGCCATTTCCTGAGCGCCCCAGGCCTGGGTCCTCCTGCCTTGATCCCAGACAGATTCAGGCAGCCAGCCCCATGCAGGCTGCTGTGAGGGGTGGGTCTGGCTCCCTCAAGGACTGTCACCCCAGTCACAAcattccagccccaccccccaggctggAGGGCATCAGAGCCAGCCTCCTGAGCAGGTGGgagacaggctctgagctgaggtgGCATGTATCTTGAGGGGGCCTGGGCCATGCAGGGGAGAGTGACCTCCTGTGTTCTTCGTGGCCACCCCTCCCTGGCATTGATGGGGGCCAGACCCATGCCCAATCTCCCCTCTCTGTTGTTTTGCATGAACGTGAGgagcagtttttatttattcatttggccCAAAATCGCGTGTAGGATTTGGGGGTGtggatttttaaacaatttattttcttttggtttaatgGGGGGATACAGGGACCAACCAGGACCAAGTGCCCAGGGGGCCGGGAATGGTCTGGTGGTGCCGCCTGGTCTGCATGCATGCGTgcggctggggctgggctgggcggcTGGCGGTCacgggtggggttggggggtggtctGTGCTCAGCTGATAACTGCCATGCACTGTACTGCACACATCCCCAGAGCCTACCGGGACCGTACGCTTTTCAGGGCATTTCTCCCTCCAGCCAGGGCCCATCTCCCATCTGACTGGGCGAGTCTCCTCCTAGGAAGTCCCAGGAGGACAGGGACCAGGGAGGGCGTGGATCCCACCTCCAGGGGCCCCCTCCCAGCCTGAGCCCTGCCCTCCAAGGTCTGGAGGAGGCCCCCTGTAGGGTCTGGCTGAgctcccaccttctccctccctggTCCCGTTCCTTTCCTGTCCTACCCCTAGCTGGGGTTGCTGCCCCTGAACGAACCGCGTGTGGGGCCGGCACATCCTAGCAGGCAGCCCCTGGCGCCTGCTGCCTCAGGGATGCTCCAACCACCCTCGTTCTCCCCGCAGCGGCCCTGGCTCCCTGCGTCCCCTCAGCCTGCCATGGGGCCCCATCAGCCTGGCCCCACCCCCGTGGAGAACCCAAAGTCTTACTGTATATAACTCCAGGTGACGTTTCTATATTTATAGCAGTGTTGAAACCCCACGTGTTTTACACAGAGAACCACCCTCTCCAAaccccccctccctttcccacccCAACAAAAGGTTTTCAGAATCCTTAAGGTTCCTGGGGCAGGCGGAAACAGGCTCTCGGATTGTGTGTCGGCTGCAGCAATGATTCCAACGAGCAGCTATGGGGGGGGaacacaacattaaaaaaaaaaaaatcattaaaaaaagatttataaacaaTTATTTAGGATGTTTGTGATTTGCCGACCTTGCTATAGATGCCATGTTACCAATGATTTCCTGTGGTGGGGGCTTGTCAttgtttactcttttatttaCCAACTTCTGGCCTAGGCATGACAGTGGGCACCATCCCCCAGCCCTGGCTGGGCCCAGCACCTGTGTTCTGTGTTagaaaggttttatatatatatatatatacatatatatatatatacatatatataaaaatatatgtaattggGGGGCCCTGTTCCTTGCACATTTTACAGTTACCTCATTTTTCCCATGTATGTATTTGAGAAAATGctaatatatagagaaaaaaatggttcTTAAAGCTTAAATGTGTGGTTTTTTCCATTCCATTGGATTCACATTGGTTTGTAGCATTTAACATAACTAGTatgttgtattatatatatgtgtatactgaTTGAAATTTTTAACagatttgtactttttttaaaatgaaagttgcTAGTTCTGCTTGACCAAGTAGtgcaatcattattttttttaatattgttgctGATTTCAGAGGGATATTCACTAATAAATGTATGATGTATATCAAGTATTGCCCAAGCTGCCTTTGGCTACCTGTGTTCTTTTGGTGGGAAGTGGGGGTAATAATGTCGGTCTGAGAGTGGGTAGGGGATAGGGATAAGGTGGGCAGAAAAGACTGTTCTGTGCTGTGGCACCTTGGGGGTACCTCCTGATCAAGAAGGTCTGCCAAGCCAGGTTAGTGATGACATTGTGGGCCATCTGCTTCACACTCAAATTAGGCAGGATTCTGTTGACAAGTGGCAGAATTCCATCTAACTGGTTAAGGCACTTGTTGGTCTGTCATTTAAATTTTGGAGGTAGGTTCTGCCTCAAGCATGACTGAATCGGGCTCAGGCATAGTATAAGGAACCAAGACCTCCCCTCATTTTACAAGTTTGTTTTGAAGGAGCTGTTTCTGTGTGGTAGTTCTTGGTAGCTCTAgctccatttcttctagtttagCATAATTCCAGGGGAAAAccattttccccaaaatattctAATGGGATGGAGTCATTAGACGCAACTTGAATTATGAGTGCATCCCTGAGCCATTCGCTACCGTCTCAGGGAGCTACAACAGCATGATTGGCCTGGCTTGCATTACATACTCTCCCACCCACAGGCCCTACTCGGACTACGTGGACTTGAGTCCCTCATCCTCAGGCTCAGTGGGGACAAGGGGCTTGAGAACCACCCAAGAGACCAGGTTGGTAATGCAGTTGCATTCCTCTTACCCGTGATGGTGTATGGTGCTGCAGGGTTATCAGCTGACTTGTTAGCATGTCAAAGCAACATGGTCTGGAGCAGGAACAGTGGGCTGGGGTCAGGAGACCCAGGATCTGGTATCTGTGTGATGCCACTATCTGTAGCCTTGGTCAGGTCACTTTCCTTTCAGCTTCTGGatcatctgcaaaataagggACAATCAGTTGAGTGGTTCCCTATGTCCATTTCAGAAAATGTGctatgggagtgtgtgtgtgtgtgtgtgtgtgtggcagtggggggggggggttggttaaGAAGGGCTCTGTGGttaaataagtttgggaaattcCACACTAAAGGGTAACAGGAGCCTATATTGCagggcttctctgagccttggctaTGCTGATGTGTTATAAGCTTCCAGGAAGTACTTCCTATGAGCAGTACTTCCTACATTTAGCTTGTTTGGCTACGGGCAATGTTCAAGTTGCATTTGCTGGAGTACACTGGGAAGTGCTGGACTAGACCAGTGGTAGCAACTGAGTTCCCAGGGCCCTAGTCTGAAGTCTAGGGAAGTTGCTAGacttttttcaatatttcaaaaaacctgtgggggaaaaaataaaaacatgaacttACCAGTTgatgcaaaaaaaatcaaaacaaaaaaaaaaaaaaaacaccaaaattcaACAGttatcatgataaaaaaaaaaaaaaaaaaaaaaaaaaacaaaaaaaaaaacaactcagcaaGCTAGAAATAGAAGGTAATTTCAATGGGATAAATAACATATACAAAAAACCCAACAGCTAACCATATGTAATGGTGTGAAAGACTAGGTGCTTCCCCCTTGAGGTCAGGACTAGGCAAGGTTATCCACTCTTCACTACTTGTACTCAACATCATACAGAAAGTCCTAGCCAGCACACTGAGATatggcaagaaaaaggaaataatattaagcctacagattgaaaagaaaattgtcCCTGTTTGGAAATTTGATAACCTATAAATTATCAAGATCTcatggagattttaaaaatcccaaggaatatacaaaaaaactagaaatgaattCATCAAGTCATAGATTACAAGATGAATATACAAGAATTATATTCTACATAGTAACAATGAACACATGAGAATCAAAATTTGCAACACAATAGTACTATATAATCACTCAAGAGATATGAAACATACATCTAACAAAACGTGTTATGAGATTTATatgttgaaaattacaaaacactagatgaaagaaatcaaagatctacATAAATAGAGAAACATGTCATGTTCTTGGATTAGAAGACTTGGCAGTAGGAAGGATACTATTTCTTCCCATATTAACCTGTGagtttaatgcaattcctatcaaaattctgGCAGTTTGTTTTGAGATAGACATTCTTACTTCAACATGcatatgaaaaggcaaagaaataagtAGCAAAGACAACCttgaaaaaacaagaataaagtgAGAAGAATCACTCTACCTGATTTGAAGAGTTACTGAAGAGCCACATTAAAGCAATATGGTAGAGGGATAAACAagtagatcaatgggacagaataaagATCCTTGGAACAGACCCTGTACAAGTATGACCAACTAATTTTTGAGCATTCAAtgaaggatagtcttttcaacaaatactaCTGGAATAGCTGAacatccataaaaaataaaaaagaatcttgcCTTAAGTCACAacacaaaaatgaactgaaaatggaTCATTGATTTAAAGGTAAAACATAAAGCTAGAAAACTTTTACAAGACAAGTGAAAATCTTCACTACGACCTAGGGCTTGGTGAAGAGatcttagacatgacaccaaacaCAATacatgaaaggaggaaaaaatgataaattggactttaccAGAAATTAAATGCTTAATTTACAAGTAACATATCTGAAAAATGACTCATGtcagatatataaagaacttttaaaactcaagacAATCCAATTagaacatgggcaaaagacatgaaaggaCACATTGAGCAGAGGatatttcatttgttcaacatcataagctattagggaaatgcaaattcaactACAATAAGATCATTACACAcctgtaaaaacaacaaaaataataaatagtgaCAATATCGAATTCTGGTAAGGATGCAGGGAAATTGGATTTCTCATACATTGCTCTCATACAGCCACTCGAATATAGTTtggcaagttttgtttttttttttaacatttattttgatacaATCTATCATAAGTAAATAGAGGTTCCACTCTGCCACAGATGCATCTGTGAAGAGCCCTGTGCCATTCAACTGATGATCATCTAAATAGTGTCTCATCTTTTTATCTCAGTCACAGCACATACCTTCCATGTTATTTCTGTCCATTAATTGCTTCCAAATCCAGATGACCAATATAGTTCCTTATCCCTTAAGAAAGCTCAACATGATTGGTTCAGGCATTCCAGGATTTGCACCCCCTTAAATTGCAGGTAAATCATGAGAGGAATAACACTCCAGTGGGTGGCAAATTGGCTACCCTTGAAGAGCTATGCAGCCCCTGCTTGGCCTCTTTGCTCAGCTTCACCATGGCAACAGCCTGGCAGTTtcctataaaactaaacatatactTACTAAATGACCCagcactcctgggcatttatcccagaaaaatgaaaacatgtccacacaaaagcacgtacacaaatgttcacagctgcTTTCTTCGTAATAGGGGAACAACTTAAATATCCTTCGATGAGCAAATGGTTGAATTATGACCCATCCAGatcatggaatactacttagcaataaaag
This window encodes:
- the RNF44 gene encoding RING finger protein 44 isoform X3, with the protein product MRPWALAVTRWPPSAPVGQRQFSVGPSSTPGQLRGSPSREGPLASLPAQDEHLPSQQPPSRPHLPVEEHRASAPAGRSPRMLHPASQQSPFMVDLHEQVHQGPVPLSYTVTTVTTQGFPLPTGQHIPGCSAQQLPACSVMFSGQHYPLCCLPPPLIQACTMQQLPVPYQAYPHLISSDHYILHPPPPAPHPQPAHMAPLGQFVSLQAQHPRMPLQRLDNDVDLRGDQHPLGSFTYSTSAPGPALSPSMPLHYLPHDPLHQELSFGVPYSHMMPRRLSTQRYRLQQPLPPPPPPPPPPPYYPSFLPYFLSMLPMSPTAMGPTISLDLDVDDVEMENYEALLNLAERLGDAKPRGLTKADIEQLPSYRFNPDSHQSEQTLCVVCFSDFEARQLLRVLPCNHEFHTKCVDKWLKRPWLPASPQPAMGPHQPGPTPVENPKSYCI
- the RNF44 gene encoding RING finger protein 44 isoform X6, which translates into the protein MLHPASQQSPFMVDLHEQVHQGPVPLSYTVTTVTTQGFPLPTGQHIPGCSAQQLPACSVMFSGQHYPLCCLPPPLIQACTMQQLPVPYQAYPHLISSDHYILHPPPPAPHPQPAHMAPLGQFVSLQAQHPRMPLQRLDNDVDLRGDQHPLGSFTYSTSAPGPALSPSMPLHYLPHDPLHQELSFGVPYSHMMPRRLSTQRYRLQQPLPPPPPPPPPPPYYPSFLPYFLSMLPMSPTAMGPTISLDLDVDDVEMENYEALLNLAERLGDAKPRGLTKADIEQLPSYRFNPDSHQSEQTLCVVCFSDFEARQLLRVLPCNHEFHTKCVDKWLKRPWLPASPQPAMGPHQPGPTPVENPKSYCI
- the RNF44 gene encoding RING finger protein 44 isoform X4 translates to MRPWALAVTRWPPSAPVGQRQFSVGPSSTPGQLRGSPSREGPLASLPAQDEHLPSQQPPSRPHLPVEEHRASAPAGRSPRMLHPASQQSPFMVDLHEQVHQGPVPLSYTVTTVTTQGFPLPTGQHIPGCSAQQLPACSVMFSGQHYPLCCLPPPLIQACTMQQLPVPYQAYPHLISSDHYILHPPPPAPHPQPAHMAPLGQFVSLQAQHPRMPLQRLDNDVDLRGDQHPLGSFTYSTSAPGPALSPSMPLHYLPHDPLHQELSFGVPYSHMMPRRLSTQRYRLQQPLPPPPPPPPPPPYYPSFLPYFLSMLPMSPTAMGPTISLDLDVDDVEMENYEALLNLAERLGDAKPRGLTKADIEQLPSYRFNPDSHQSEQTLCVVCFSDFEARQLLRVLPCNHEFHTKCVDKWLKANRTCPICRADASEVPREAE
- the RNF44 gene encoding RING finger protein 44 isoform X5, encoding MAPLSPTGASSLWCSPSREGPLASLPAQDEHLPSQQPPSRPHLPVEEHRASAPAGRSPRMLHPASQQSPFMVDLHEQVHQGPVPLSYTVTTVTTQGFPLPTGQHIPGCSAQQLPACSVMFSGQHYPLCCLPPPLIQACTMQQLPVPYQAYPHLISSDHYILHPPPPAPHPQPAHMAPLGQFVSLQAQHPRMPLQRLDNDVDLRGDQHPLGSFTYSTSAPGPALSPSMPLHYLPHDPLHQELSFGVPYSHMMPRRLSTQRYRLQQPLPPPPPPPPPPPYYPSFLPYFLSMLPMSPTAMGPTISLDLDVDDVEMENYEALLNLAERLGDAKPRGLTKADIEQLPSYRFNPDSHQSEQTLCVVCFSDFEARQLLRVLPCNHEFHTKCVDKWLKRPWLPASPQPAMGPHQPGPTPVENPKSYCI
- the RNF44 gene encoding RING finger protein 44 isoform X1; the protein is MRPWALAVTRWPPSAPVGQRQFSVGPSSTPGQLRGSPTGASSLWCSPSREGPLASLPAQDEHLPSQQPPSRPHLPVEEHRASAPAGRSPRMLHPASQQSPFMVDLHEQVHQGPVPLSYTVTTVTTQGFPLPTGQHIPGCSAQQLPACSVMFSGQHYPLCCLPPPLIQACTMQQLPVPYQAYPHLISSDHYILHPPPPAPHPQPAHMAPLGQFVSLQAQHPRMPLQRLDNDVDLRGDQHPLGSFTYSTSAPGPALSPSMPLHYLPHDPLHQELSFGVPYSHMMPRRLSTQRYRLQQPLPPPPPPPPPPPYYPSFLPYFLSMLPMSPTAMGPTISLDLDVDDVEMENYEALLNLAERLGDAKPRGLTKADIEQLPSYRFNPDSHQSEQTLCVVCFSDFEARQLLRVLPCNHEFHTKCVDKWLKRPWLPASPQPAMGPHQPGPTPVENPKSYCI
- the RNF44 gene encoding RING finger protein 44 isoform X2; this encodes MRPWALAVTRWPPSAPVGQRQFSVGPSSTPGQLRGSPTGASSLWCSPSREGPLASLPAQDEHLPSQQPPSRPHLPVEEHRASAPAGRSPRMLHPASQQSPFMVDLHEQVHQGPVPLSYTVTTVTTQGFPLPTGQHIPGCSAQQLPACSVMFSGQHYPLCCLPPPLIQACTMQQLPVPYQAYPHLISSDHYILHPPPPAPHPQPAHMAPLGQFVSLQAQHPRMPLQRLDNDVDLRGDQHPLGSFTYSTSAPGPALSPSMPLHYLPHDPLHQELSFGVPYSHMMPRRLSTQRYRLQQPLPPPPPPPPPPPYYPSFLPYFLSMLPMSPTAMGPTISLDLDVDDVEMENYEALLNLAERLGDAKPRGLTKADIEQLPSYRFNPDSHQSEQTLCVVCFSDFEARQLLRVLPCNHEFHTKCVDKWLKANRTCPICRADASEVPREAE